CGGGTTGGAGAACCCCGCCGTCGCCTCCTCCGGCGTCACCAGATTGAAGATCAGCAGCAGCCCTAGAGCCACCAGGGCCACCAGATCGATGGGCATCAGCTCCCAGGCGAACGCCACCACCATGAAGACGATGATGGCGATGAGGATGAATGTACCCATGATGATGCCGTGTTCCTGACCGGCAAGATCCCGGCCTCTCGCCGGTCTCGGTACCGATTCACCCAGCCTGGACCGCGGTGCCCGGAGGCTTCAGGGTGAATCTCACCCCGTCTCGACCCCTCCGGCCAAGTCGCTGAGGCCCGCTGTGGGCGGCAGGAAGCAGTAGGGGAAGTCTACCAGCTCCCACCCCTTCTCTCGGGAACTTTGACCGCCTTCCCCAAAGAGCCAGAGACTCATGGAGTGCGGTAGGCTCCCCTCCACGGATCGACCCACCCTGAACTTTCGGGATCTCCATCATGAGCCACTACACCCTGCGCATTCGCAGCCGCTTCGAAGCGGCCCACCACCTGACGTCCTACCACGGTGAGGCGGAACCGGTACACGGCCATTCCTGGCTGGTGGAGGTGGAGCTGGCCACGGACGAGCTGGGGCCAGAGGGCATGGCCTACGATTTCGTCGAAGTGAAGCAGGCGCTGGAAGCCCTGGTGGCCCCCTTCCACCACCAGCACATCAACACCGTGCCGCCCTTCGACGAGCTCAGCCCCACCACCGAGCACATCGCCCGCCACCTCTTCCATCGACTGGAGGAGGCTCTTCCCCAGGCTCCCCTGAGTCAGCTGACGGTGTGGGAAGGGCCGGATTGCTCGGCGACGTATCGACCGTAGCGCGCGGGGCGAAAAGCCTGCCCCCGTCTCATCCCCTGAGCTCTGCCAACAACTGCTCCAACCGCCCAGCGGAATCGTCGAGGCCGCCGGGGCGGTTGCGGGCGAGCCAGATCTCGCGATACTCGGGGAGGAGCGGAGCAAGACGGTCGGCGAGGCACTGACGGGTCTTGGCGGCAACGGCGTCGAGAGGCTGGCCTTTGCCGGCTTTGAGGCGGGCCTTGGCCAGGCGGATGGCGAAGAGGAGGAGGTCGGCGGCCCAGCGCAGCTCGCGCAGGACCAGCTCGGCGTCGGGGCGCTCCAGGCGCGTTTTGGCGAGAGCTTTGCGGCCGGCCTGCACTGCATCGCGCGCTTCCTCGAGGCCCTCCTTCGTCATGCCTTGGTAGCGCTTTTCGTCCAAGGTATCGGAGAGCCGGACCAGCTGAAAGAAGAGCGGCGAGCCGTTGAAAGGGCGGGCACCGGTGAGACCGTGGGCGGCTCCCAGATCCCACAGCGCCTGCCCCGCCCGGCCGGCGAGGTCATGGAAGACGTGGTGATCCAGCAGCGCCGGCAAGCGCTCCGCCAGGCCTTTCCGAGACTCGACATTCCAGGCGCAACCGGCGCCGGCGAGCAGACCCGGGTAGCTCACCGGCAGCGGCTGCAGATGGCCGAAGTCGCCCCAGTCAGTGATCAAGTACCCGCTGGCGCCGTGGGCCAGCCCGTGCTCCGCCGCGGAGGCGAGATTGGCCACCGCGTTGTCCGGCCGCCCGGTGAGGCTGCTCCAGCTGCTGGTACCGGGGCAAACGTAAAATTCGAGCCCCGAGCGACCAAAGGCGGCAGCATGCTCCTCGAAGCTGTGATCCGCCTCGTAGCCCCACTCCAGGGCCACCGCGTCCTTGGGCAGCTCGGGGATGAGGTCCGGCCGCTCGATGATGATGTCGCCCCAGAACTGGATTCTCCGACCATGCTCCGCCGCCAGATCCCGCACCTGGCGCAGGAAGTCCAGGTAGACCTCCTCGCGACCGCGGCGACGGCAGGCTTCGGCGGAGCGGCCCTTGCCGAGGTCGAAGGTTTCGTCACAGCCGACGTTGAAGAGACGGCTGCGGAAATTGGGCAGCAGCTGAGCGTAGAGATCCCGCAGCAGCTCTAAGCTCTTCGGATCCGTCGGGCAAAGGCTGAAAGGCCGCTCTTCGTCGCCGAAGGGAAACGGCTGACCCTCCGGGCATTCCGCCAGGGGCCGGTAGCGGTCGAGGACGAGCCAGCGGTGGAAGTGGCCGAAGCTGTTTTGATTGGGCACCAGCTCGATGCAGCGGCGGCGGCAGAGATCGTCCAGCCAGCGCACGTCTTCCGCCGTCAGAGCGCCGACGCCCTGCCAGACCTCCTCGTGACCGGCGTAGGCGAAGGTGTGCTCCATGTAGAGCTGGAGCTGGTTGATCTTCCAGCAGGCCAGCAGCTCCACCAGATGCTCCAGGGTCTCCTTCGTCGGCACCTTGTCGCGGCTGATGTCGAGCATGACGCCGCGGTGGGCGAAGTCCGGCCAATCCTCCACCATCAACCCCGGCAGCCGCACCCGCCGGCGTAGCGGAGGATGGGCTCGCAGCCATTGAACCAGGGTGAAGACGCCGTAGAGCAAGCCGGCGGTATCGGAGCCCACCAACTCGACGCCGAACTCGCCGACGTGCAAGCGATAGCCCTGAGCCCGCTCCACCGGAGCCGGATCGATGACCAACCGAATCTGCCCGCCGCGCTCGACCCGCCGCGGCTGCAATCCGCGCTCCTCAAGAGCCGGCTCGAGGATCTCCAAGGCCGGTGCCGCCAGCTCGTCCGGCGCCAGCACCGAAAGCCGCACCTCACCCCGGAGGACACAGGCCCCGGGGGAGTCTTCGAAACGCTGAGGTCGCGGATGCAGGAGGGTGTCGCCGCTAGCCATCGGGCGCGATCATGTCATGAAGTCCTTCGACCAACGCCTCCGGGTTCCCTGGAGACCGCTGGAGCGGCACCCTACAATGGAGACCCGTCGAGGAAGGAGAGAAATGGATTTTCTGAGTTTGTATGGAGAGGCGGCAAAAACCGCCGTCGGATTTTTCTGGAAGGCCGGTTGGGCCTTCGTGCTGGGCTACACCATCAGCGCCATGATCCAGGCCTTCGTGCCGGAGCGCCGGCTCACCCGCCACATGGGGCAGCCGGACGCCGAGAGCGTTGGTCTGGCCACCGCCTTCGGCGCCGCGTCCTCCTCGTGCTCCTTCGCCGCCCTCGCCGCAGCCCGCTCGCTGCTGGCCAAGGGGGCCCACTTCATCAGCGCGGTGGCCTTCATGTTCGCCTCCACCAACCTGGTCATCGAGTTGGGCATTCTGATCCTCATCTTCCTGGGCTGGCAGTATCTGGTGGCAGAGCTCATCGGTGGCTTGCTGCTGATCCTCGTCAGCTCGCTGCTCATCCGCTGGACCTATCCCAAATCGTGGATCGAGGCGGCCCGGGAGAAAGCTCAGGAGGAGACTCCGGAAGAGGAGGAGTCCTTCTCGCCCATGGACCGCATCACCAGCCTCGACGGCTGGCGGCGGGTGGGTCATGGCTTCGTCATGGAGTGGCAGATGGTGTGGCAAGAAATTCTGGTGGGCTTCACCATCGCCGGCTTCGTCAAGGTCCTGGTCCCCGAATCCTGGTGGAAGACGCTCTTCCTGGCCGATTTCAAGGGGCAGATTCCCGATCTGGTCATCGCCCTGGAGAACGCCGTGGTGGCCCCCTTCGTGGCTGCCCTGACCTTCATCGGCTCCATGGGCAATATTCCGCTGGCCTCGGTGCTGGCGGGTAGCGGGGCCGCCTTCGCCGGTGTCATGGGGTTCATTTATTCGGATCTCATGGTGCCGCCGCTGGTGCGGGTCAACGCCCGGTATTACGGCTGGAAGGTCGCTTTGTACAT
The genomic region above belongs to Acidobacteriota bacterium and contains:
- a CDS encoding 6-carboxytetrahydropterin synthase, with the translated sequence MSHYTLRIRSRFEAAHHLTSYHGEAEPVHGHSWLVEVELATDELGPEGMAYDFVEVKQALEALVAPFHHQHINTVPPFDELSPTTEHIARHLFHRLEEALPQAPLSQLTVWEGPDCSATYRP
- a CDS encoding family 20 glycosylhydrolase, coding for MASGDTLLHPRPQRFEDSPGACVLRGEVRLSVLAPDELAAPALEILEPALEERGLQPRRVERGGQIRLVIDPAPVERAQGYRLHVGEFGVELVGSDTAGLLYGVFTLVQWLRAHPPLRRRVRLPGLMVEDWPDFAHRGVMLDISRDKVPTKETLEHLVELLACWKINQLQLYMEHTFAYAGHEEVWQGVGALTAEDVRWLDDLCRRRCIELVPNQNSFGHFHRWLVLDRYRPLAECPEGQPFPFGDEERPFSLCPTDPKSLELLRDLYAQLLPNFRSRLFNVGCDETFDLGKGRSAEACRRRGREEVYLDFLRQVRDLAAEHGRRIQFWGDIIIERPDLIPELPKDAVALEWGYEADHSFEEHAAAFGRSGLEFYVCPGTSSWSSLTGRPDNAVANLASAAEHGLAHGASGYLITDWGDFGHLQPLPVSYPGLLAGAGCAWNVESRKGLAERLPALLDHHVFHDLAGRAGQALWDLGAAHGLTGARPFNGSPLFFQLVRLSDTLDEKRYQGMTKEGLEEARDAVQAGRKALAKTRLERPDAELVLRELRWAADLLLFAIRLAKARLKAGKGQPLDAVAAKTRQCLADRLAPLLPEYREIWLARNRPGGLDDSAGRLEQLLAELRG
- a CDS encoding permease gives rise to the protein MDFLSLYGEAAKTAVGFFWKAGWAFVLGYTISAMIQAFVPERRLTRHMGQPDAESVGLATAFGAASSSCSFAALAAARSLLAKGAHFISAVAFMFASTNLVIELGILILIFLGWQYLVAELIGGLLLILVSSLLIRWTYPKSWIEAAREKAQEETPEEEESFSPMDRITSLDGWRRVGHGFVMEWQMVWQEILVGFTIAGFVKVLVPESWWKTLFLADFKGQIPDLVIALENAVVAPFVAALTFIGSMGNIPLASVLAGSGAAFAGVMGFIYSDLMVPPLVRVNARYYGWKVALYIAGVMFVSIVVTALALHLGFGLLGLTPDGAAAKGPEAQFQIDYTFWLNLVFLGVAGAMVLLHRQHRRQHEGGGHHMQHGGKVQTAVTYLAMVVVAIGLVVFWVTGS